From the genome of Tautonia marina, one region includes:
- the ureG gene encoding urease accessory protein UreG, with translation MGRPGPARYAGPTRQVFTLGVAGPVGSGKTALVEALCHALWPEVNLAVITNDIYTHEDAEFLSRREALPLERIVGIQTGGCPHTAIRDDASANLSAVGNFQRQFPGLELVIVESGGDNLTAVFSRELADRFIFVIDVAEGDKIPRKGGPGICNSDLLVINKTDLAPHVGADLEVMRRDSTRMRGERPFLLISIRQNEGVDQVVSWVREQLAESSVPNS, from the coding sequence ATGGGACGACCTGGCCCGGCCCGCTATGCCGGGCCGACGCGGCAGGTCTTCACCCTCGGTGTCGCCGGGCCGGTCGGATCGGGAAAGACGGCGCTGGTCGAGGCGCTCTGCCACGCCCTCTGGCCCGAGGTCAACCTGGCCGTCATTACGAATGATATCTACACTCACGAAGACGCCGAGTTCCTCTCCCGACGTGAGGCCCTGCCGCTGGAGCGCATCGTCGGTATCCAGACCGGAGGCTGCCCTCACACGGCCATTCGAGACGACGCCAGCGCCAACCTCAGCGCCGTCGGCAACTTTCAGCGCCAGTTTCCGGGTCTGGAACTGGTCATCGTCGAGTCTGGGGGCGACAACCTCACGGCTGTCTTCTCCCGAGAACTGGCCGACCGCTTCATCTTCGTCATCGACGTGGCCGAGGGGGACAAGATCCCCCGCAAGGGGGGGCCGGGCATTTGCAACTCCGATCTGCTCGTGATCAACAAGACCGACCTGGCTCCTCACGTGGGGGCCGACCTGGAGGTGATGCGGAGGGACAGCACCCGGATGCGCGGGGAGCGGCCGTTCCTCTTGATCAGCATTCGCCAGAACGAGGGGGTCGATCAGGTGGTATCCTGGGTCCGGGAGCAGCTCGCCGAATCGAGCGTGCCGAACTCCTGA
- the ureB gene encoding urease subunit beta, translating to MVPGEYFFDDDDLELNAGRPIVTLTVNNTGDRPVQIGAHYHFFEVNRALVFDREKAYGMRPDLPSGTSVRFEPGEVKTVNLIPYGGRRVVYGFNALVSGRLDDPYIRTTSLQRFKDQGYGHSPSE from the coding sequence ATGGTTCCTGGTGAGTACTTCTTTGACGACGACGATCTGGAGCTCAACGCGGGCCGGCCGATCGTGACGCTGACGGTCAACAACACCGGCGACCGTCCGGTCCAGATTGGTGCTCACTATCATTTCTTTGAGGTGAACCGGGCCCTCGTCTTCGACCGCGAGAAGGCCTACGGCATGAGGCCAGACCTGCCCAGCGGCACCTCCGTGCGATTCGAGCCGGGAGAGGTCAAAACGGTGAACCTCATTCCTTACGGTGGCCGTCGCGTCGTCTACGGCTTCAACGCGCTCGTGTCGGGTCGGCTCGACGACCCGTACATCCGAACGACGAGCCTTCAACGCTTCAAGGACCAGGGGTACGGTCACTCGCCGTCCGAGTGA
- a CDS encoding urease accessory protein UreF: protein MNLALLQMADSALPISGYTHSWGLEAAIARGSVRDAETLERWTAHWLRTSLGPLEGVLVASSCRATRGGDIAALASLNGLADASILPPSIRGASREMGGQLMTLGATWEWCCSRLVPILKSFSDDPEFWHHSVAFGLLGALADGDPQEVLTAYLHQAALGVIGAGVRAIPVGHTHGQQILAYLHGELQALVADLVDRDSETAGAGCPSYEILCDEQTRLYARMFRS from the coding sequence ATGAACCTCGCTCTGCTCCAAATGGCCGATTCGGCGCTCCCGATCAGCGGCTACACCCACTCCTGGGGGCTTGAAGCCGCCATCGCTCGGGGCTCGGTTCGAGACGCCGAGACCCTCGAGCGCTGGACCGCGCACTGGCTTCGAACCTCGCTCGGCCCGCTGGAGGGAGTCCTTGTCGCTTCCTCCTGCCGCGCGACGCGGGGTGGAGACATCGCCGCTCTGGCGTCCCTGAACGGCCTGGCCGATGCCTCGATCCTTCCCCCCTCGATTCGGGGCGCCAGCCGAGAGATGGGCGGCCAACTCATGACCCTCGGGGCCACCTGGGAGTGGTGTTGCTCGCGGCTCGTCCCGATCCTCAAGTCCTTCTCAGACGATCCCGAGTTCTGGCATCATTCGGTCGCCTTCGGTCTGCTCGGCGCCCTGGCCGACGGCGATCCTCAGGAGGTGCTGACGGCCTATCTGCACCAGGCGGCCCTCGGCGTGATCGGCGCCGGGGTCCGAGCGATTCCTGTCGGCCACACCCACGGCCAGCAAATCCTGGCCTACCTGCATGGCGAACTCCAGGCCCTGGTCGCCGACCTCGTTGATCGCGATTCTGAGACGGCCGGCGCCGGATGCCCTTCCTACGAGATTCTCTGCGATGAACAGACGCGACTCTATGCCCGCATGTTCCGATCCTGA
- a CDS encoding urea transporter gives MSPLSLSARSQSTEAIPAPVLAVFRGIGQVFFQENALTGLCFVLGIALSSPVMAAGAVAGAVIGLGTARLLSFDAEEAAAGIFGFNAALVGIATFFFFQPNVSSLVLLLVGGVAATLLTRVFRTSLPFPTYTSPFVLMAWVLFLIGPSLGAVPVGPGDPAVAGSVVRAVANGISQVMFQANIGTAVLFLLGISLNNWRHGVWVLVASAMGVLAANYHVTPEMRALDPERLIQRFLIENITLGLYSYNATLAALALFIWRRSLIPPVLGILISVPLTEFVPMLGVPALTAPFILATWSVLVLGWFDGRFLPGPGVPATETYVREHPPAAETETT, from the coding sequence GTGAGTCCACTCTCCCTCTCCGCGCGCTCGCAATCGACCGAAGCCATCCCGGCCCCGGTGCTGGCGGTCTTTCGTGGCATTGGCCAGGTTTTCTTCCAGGAGAACGCCCTGACCGGCCTCTGCTTTGTCCTCGGGATCGCGCTGAGTTCCCCCGTGATGGCCGCCGGGGCAGTCGCGGGAGCAGTCATCGGCCTGGGGACCGCTCGCCTGCTGTCGTTCGACGCCGAGGAGGCCGCAGCCGGGATCTTCGGATTCAATGCGGCTTTGGTCGGAATCGCCACCTTTTTCTTCTTTCAGCCGAACGTCTCAAGCCTGGTGCTCCTGCTCGTTGGTGGCGTGGCGGCGACGCTTCTGACGCGGGTCTTCCGCACGTCCCTTCCCTTCCCGACGTACACCAGCCCGTTCGTTCTCATGGCCTGGGTGCTCTTCCTGATCGGGCCATCGCTTGGCGCCGTCCCGGTGGGCCCGGGTGATCCGGCGGTCGCGGGCAGCGTCGTCCGGGCCGTGGCCAACGGGATCAGCCAGGTGATGTTTCAGGCCAACATCGGCACCGCGGTCCTCTTCCTGCTCGGCATCTCGCTCAACAACTGGCGGCATGGCGTTTGGGTGCTGGTCGCCTCGGCGATGGGGGTGCTGGCGGCCAACTACCACGTGACCCCGGAGATGCGCGCCCTCGACCCGGAACGGCTCATCCAGCGTTTCCTGATCGAGAACATTACCCTCGGCCTTTACAGTTACAACGCGACCCTGGCAGCCCTGGCGCTGTTCATCTGGCGGCGATCCTTGATCCCGCCTGTGCTGGGCATTCTCATCTCGGTGCCGTTGACCGAATTCGTCCCGATGCTCGGCGTGCCCGCACTCACGGCGCCGTTCATCCTCGCCACCTGGAGTGTCCTGGTTCTTGGCTGGTTCGACGGAAGGTTCCTTCCTGGGCCTGGCGTCCCGGCCACCGAGACCTACGTCCGCGAGCACCCGCCCGCCGCCGAGACCGAGACCACCTGA
- a CDS encoding class I SAM-dependent DNA methyltransferase yields the protein MSTDAQQIVSKLWNYCNVLRDDGLSYGDYVEQLTFLLFLKMAHEQTQPPWRKPSIIPDGFDWPSLLARDGDDLETHYRHVLETLPKQGGMLRVIFQKAQNKIQDPAKLRRLIVDLIDKQQWRMIDADVKGDAYEGLLEKNAQDTKGGAGQYFTPRPLIQAIVEVMRPQPGETICDPACGTGGFLLAAHDFIAQHNPSLDRDQKRHLKLEALRGIEIVDGVTRLCAMNLLLHGVGPDADEATPPVSTDDSLRSDPGDRFDLILTNPPFGKKSSYLYVNEEGEQDRQAMTIVRDDFYATTSNKQLNFLQHVKTLLKVPGRAAVVVPDNVLFEGGAGESIRRRLLQECDVHTILRLPTGIFYAQGVKANVLFFDRKPASPNPWTQTVWVYDLRTNIHFTLKTNRLKRSDLDDFVACYHPENRHERRPTWTESTPEGRWRPYTYEELLKRDKVSLDLFWLRDESLEDSAGLEDPDVIASEIVEDLRAALAEFEAIQEQLTDS from the coding sequence ATGAGCACCGACGCCCAGCAGATCGTCTCCAAGCTCTGGAACTATTGCAACGTCCTCCGCGACGATGGCCTGTCCTATGGCGACTACGTCGAGCAGTTGACGTTCCTGTTGTTCCTCAAGATGGCCCACGAGCAGACGCAGCCGCCCTGGCGCAAACCCTCGATCATCCCCGATGGCTTCGACTGGCCAAGCCTGCTCGCCCGCGACGGCGACGACCTGGAGACGCACTATCGCCATGTGCTGGAGACGCTGCCGAAGCAAGGCGGGATGCTACGGGTCATCTTCCAGAAGGCCCAGAACAAGATTCAGGACCCGGCCAAGCTCCGACGCCTGATCGTCGACCTGATCGACAAGCAGCAATGGCGGATGATCGACGCCGACGTGAAGGGAGATGCTTACGAGGGCCTGCTGGAGAAAAACGCCCAGGACACCAAGGGCGGAGCCGGCCAGTACTTCACCCCCCGTCCGCTCATCCAGGCGATCGTCGAGGTCATGCGTCCCCAGCCCGGCGAGACGATTTGTGACCCCGCCTGCGGCACCGGCGGCTTCCTGCTGGCTGCCCACGACTTCATCGCCCAGCACAATCCGAGCCTCGACCGCGACCAGAAGCGGCACCTGAAATTAGAGGCGCTGCGAGGCATCGAGATCGTCGACGGCGTCACCCGCCTCTGCGCCATGAACCTGCTCCTGCACGGTGTCGGCCCCGACGCCGATGAGGCGACCCCGCCCGTCTCGACCGACGACAGCCTTCGCTCCGACCCCGGCGATCGCTTCGACCTGATCCTCACCAACCCGCCGTTCGGCAAGAAGTCGAGCTACCTCTACGTCAACGAGGAGGGCGAGCAGGACCGCCAGGCGATGACGATCGTCCGCGACGACTTCTACGCCACGACCAGCAACAAGCAGTTGAATTTCCTCCAGCACGTGAAAACCCTGCTCAAGGTTCCCGGCCGGGCAGCCGTCGTCGTGCCCGACAACGTCCTGTTCGAGGGTGGCGCCGGCGAGTCGATCCGGCGACGGCTGCTCCAGGAGTGCGACGTTCACACGATCCTCCGCCTGCCCACGGGCATCTTCTACGCCCAGGGCGTGAAGGCCAACGTCCTCTTCTTCGACCGGAAGCCGGCCAGCCCGAATCCCTGGACCCAGACCGTCTGGGTTTACGATCTGCGGACGAACATCCACTTCACGCTCAAGACGAACCGCCTGAAGCGGTCGGACCTTGACGACTTCGTCGCCTGCTACCATCCCGAGAATCGCCACGAACGCCGACCCACCTGGACCGAGTCGACCCCTGAGGGTCGCTGGCGGCCGTACACCTACGAGGAGTTACTCAAGCGCGACAAGGTGAGCCTCGATCTGTTCTGGCTCCGTGATGAATCGCTTGAAGACTCTGCCGGCCTTGAAGACCCGGACGTGATCGCCTCGGAGATCGTCGAGGACCTCCGCGCCGCCCTGGCCGAGTTCGAGGCGATCCAGGAGCAATTGACCGACTCTTGA
- a CDS encoding recombinase family protein: MVRLARTLDSAKANRAKLLRAYREIESGKRSDRTEQSKSIVHATRSSARLVIAILDRLARNLYVLSGLMESGVDFVTCGNRHANRLTIHILAAVAEDEALRISERTWAALAAFKARGRPLRAARSDGRRVNREAAQWSRERDERGRRENADAALANLTPMLADLRAEGRSLQGDRRPTERRGPPHPPSGGLEHKAQVKRVLDRLEGRWRPSTGHEADRQEQQTDRRTTSKSRT, from the coding sequence ATGGTGAGATTGGCCCGGACCCTGGATAGCGCCAAGGCCAACAGGGCGAAGCTCCTGAGGGCCTACCGTGAGATCGAGAGCGGCAAGCGGTCCGACCGGACCGAACAGTCCAAATCCATTGTCCACGCCACGCGGTCCAGTGCCCGGTTGGTTATCGCCATCCTCGACCGGCTGGCCCGCAACCTTTACGTCCTCTCCGGGCTGATGGAGTCGGGCGTGGACTTCGTCACCTGCGGCAACCGGCACGCGAACCGGCTGACCATTCACATCCTCGCCGCCGTGGCCGAGGACGAGGCCCTGCGAATCAGCGAGCGGACGTGGGCTGCCCTGGCGGCATTCAAGGCCCGTGGCCGGCCTCTGAGGGCCGCCCGGTCCGATGGCCGGCGGGTGAACCGGGAGGCGGCCCAGTGGAGCCGGGAGCGAGACGAGCGGGGCCGCCGGGAGAACGCCGACGCGGCCTTAGCCAATCTGACGCCGATGCTGGCCGATTTACGGGCCGAGGGCCGTTCCTTGCAAGGAGATCGCCGACCGACTGAACGCCGAGGGCCACCACACCCTCCGAGCGGCGGTCTGGAACACAAGGCCCAGGTCAAGCGCGTGCTGGATCGCCTAGAAGGCCGATGGCGACCTTCGACAGGCCATGAAGCAGATCGCCAGGAGCAGCAGACTGATCGGCGAACTACTTCGAAAAGCAGAACGTGA
- a CDS encoding urease subunit gamma gives MNLSPQERDKLLIFVAAQVARQRKQRGLKLNVPEATALITAELMEMARDGKSVAEIMSAGREILTRDDVMEGVAEMISMIQVEPTFPDGSKLVTVHNPIR, from the coding sequence ATGAACCTCTCTCCCCAGGAACGGGACAAGCTCTTGATCTTCGTGGCCGCTCAGGTGGCCCGGCAGCGCAAGCAGCGTGGCCTGAAGCTGAACGTGCCTGAAGCGACCGCGCTCATCACCGCCGAGTTAATGGAAATGGCCCGTGACGGCAAGTCGGTTGCCGAAATCATGAGCGCCGGCCGGGAAATTCTCACGAGAGACGACGTGATGGAGGGCGTCGCCGAGATGATCTCGATGATCCAGGTCGAGCCAACCTTCCCCGACGGCAGCAAGCTCGTCACCGTCCACAATCCGATCCGCTGA
- the ureC gene encoding urease subunit alpha gives MSVRLSRKAYAKKYGPTKGDRIRLADTELIIEIEHDSTDYGEESIFGGGKSIRDGQDQCPLEEPMSPPHCDLVITNAVIIDYWGIVKGDIGIREGRIVAVGKSGNPLTQDGVDPRLVIGPGTEIIAAEGKIVVAGGVDTHIHFICPQQIETALASGITTLIGGGTGSATGTWATTCTPGPWYIMRMLQAFEGLPINVGVMGKGNSSLAKPLDEQIEAGACALKLHEDWGTTPAVIDTSLSVADRYDIQIAIHTDTLNESGFLEDSVAAMKGRTIHSFHTEGAGGGHAPDIISIAALPNVLPSSTNPTRPFTVNTIDEHLDMLMVCHHLSRDIPEDVAFAESRIRAETIGAEDIFHDRGIISMMSSDSQAMGRIGEAIVRCWQTAHKMKVQYGAMASDSARNDNERVKRYVAKYTINPALSHGIAQHVGSIEAGKLADLVIYEPAYFGVKPFLVLKGGMIVCAQMGDPNASIATPQPVYMRPQFATYGRALSKSCLTFVSKASLEQGIVDRYGLHREVVAVDGCRTVGKKDMKRNEATPEIKVDPDTYEVRVDGEKVGSEPLAELPMTQRYFLF, from the coding sequence ATGAGCGTCCGACTCTCCCGCAAGGCCTACGCCAAGAAGTACGGGCCGACCAAGGGCGATCGCATCCGCCTGGCCGACACCGAGCTGATCATCGAAATTGAACACGACTCGACCGACTACGGCGAGGAGTCGATCTTCGGCGGCGGCAAGTCCATCCGAGACGGTCAGGACCAGTGCCCGCTCGAAGAACCGATGAGCCCCCCTCACTGCGATCTGGTCATCACCAACGCCGTGATCATCGACTACTGGGGAATCGTCAAGGGAGACATTGGCATTCGGGAAGGCCGGATCGTCGCCGTCGGTAAGTCGGGCAACCCCCTGACCCAGGACGGCGTCGACCCAAGGCTCGTCATCGGCCCGGGGACGGAGATCATCGCCGCCGAGGGGAAAATCGTCGTCGCTGGCGGGGTCGATACGCACATCCACTTCATCTGCCCCCAGCAAATCGAGACGGCCCTGGCGTCGGGCATCACCACCCTCATCGGCGGCGGCACCGGCTCGGCCACCGGCACCTGGGCGACAACCTGTACCCCCGGCCCCTGGTACATCATGCGAATGCTCCAGGCATTCGAGGGTTTGCCGATCAACGTCGGCGTTATGGGCAAGGGGAATAGCAGCCTGGCCAAGCCGCTCGACGAGCAGATCGAGGCCGGCGCCTGCGCCTTGAAACTGCACGAGGACTGGGGCACCACCCCCGCGGTCATCGACACCAGCCTCTCCGTGGCCGACCGCTACGACATCCAGATTGCCATTCATACCGATACGCTCAATGAATCCGGCTTCCTGGAAGATTCGGTCGCCGCCATGAAGGGCCGGACCATCCACAGCTTCCACACCGAGGGAGCCGGTGGCGGTCACGCCCCAGACATCATCAGCATCGCGGCCTTGCCGAATGTCTTGCCCTCCAGCACCAACCCAACCCGGCCGTTCACCGTCAACACCATCGACGAACACCTCGATATGTTGATGGTCTGCCACCACCTCTCGCGTGACATTCCCGAGGATGTTGCCTTCGCCGAGAGCCGCATCCGGGCCGAGACGATCGGCGCCGAGGACATCTTCCACGACCGGGGCATCATCAGCATGATGAGTTCCGACTCCCAGGCCATGGGCCGGATCGGCGAGGCGATCGTTCGATGCTGGCAAACCGCGCACAAGATGAAGGTCCAGTACGGGGCGATGGCGAGCGACTCGGCCCGCAATGACAACGAGCGGGTGAAGCGCTACGTCGCCAAGTACACGATCAACCCCGCCCTCAGCCACGGCATCGCCCAGCACGTCGGCAGCATCGAGGCGGGCAAGCTGGCCGATCTTGTCATCTACGAGCCGGCCTATTTCGGGGTCAAGCCGTTCCTGGTACTCAAGGGCGGAATGATCGTCTGCGCCCAGATGGGAGACCCGAACGCGAGCATCGCCACGCCCCAGCCGGTCTACATGCGTCCCCAGTTCGCGACGTACGGACGGGCCCTCTCGAAGTCGTGCCTGACCTTCGTCTCAAAGGCCTCGCTGGAGCAAGGCATCGTCGATCGCTACGGCCTCCACCGCGAGGTGGTGGCGGTCGATGGCTGCCGCACCGTGGGCAAGAAAGACATGAAGCGGAACGAGGCCACGCCCGAGATCAAGGTCGACCCCGATACCTACGAGGTCCGTGTCGACGGCGAGAAGGTCGGCAGCGAGCCGCTGGCCGAACTCCCAATGACCCAGCGTTACTTCCTGTTCTAA
- a CDS encoding urease accessory protein UreD: MPPFDLDDEPAALLYLINLTAGLLDGDGHLLELVARAGTRAVVTGQSASRIHPAGASFSSQQWAVEVEDDALLVVLPGPTIPYRGSRFFQRGRVELSPTGRVIWGDIWLAGRYERGAASERFVFDRIVQDFEVRRSGRLLYRDRFRWDGPWSPSEVDWYFGGELASGSLYASGPLPEALPAPPPGLRQAIFPLDAGGTCIRWCGHPTVVTEALVRTALQLAAQWLGGPDSPPWLLRSSGLANNHWFSTPAQRKQSSPGALRTRSATEE, encoded by the coding sequence ATGCCCCCCTTCGATCTCGACGATGAGCCGGCGGCCCTTCTCTATCTCATCAACCTTACGGCGGGGTTGCTGGATGGGGACGGTCACCTGCTGGAACTCGTCGCCCGAGCTGGCACCCGTGCCGTCGTGACGGGTCAGTCCGCATCCCGGATTCATCCCGCCGGCGCGAGCTTTAGCTCCCAGCAGTGGGCCGTCGAGGTCGAGGACGACGCCCTGCTGGTCGTCCTTCCCGGTCCGACGATTCCCTATCGGGGGAGCCGATTCTTCCAGCGCGGTCGGGTTGAGCTTTCCCCGACCGGCCGGGTCATCTGGGGAGACATCTGGCTGGCCGGCCGATACGAACGGGGGGCAGCGTCGGAGCGATTCGTCTTCGATCGGATCGTCCAGGACTTCGAGGTCCGGCGATCCGGCCGACTCCTCTACCGCGATCGCTTCCGTTGGGATGGACCCTGGTCCCCCTCGGAAGTCGATTGGTACTTCGGCGGAGAACTCGCCTCGGGCAGTCTCTACGCGTCGGGACCGTTGCCGGAGGCACTCCCCGCGCCGCCCCCGGGGCTGCGGCAGGCCATCTTCCCCCTCGATGCCGGGGGGACCTGCATCCGATGGTGCGGCCACCCGACCGTCGTCACCGAGGCACTGGTTCGAACCGCTTTGCAACTGGCCGCCCAGTGGTTAGGCGGTCCCGACTCCCCTCCCTGGTTGCTCCGATCCAGCGGCCTGGCCAACAACCACTGGTTCTCGACACCTGCCCAGAGGAAGCAGTCATCTCCCGGAGCGTTACGCACCCGTTCCGCGACCGAAGAATGA